A section of the Chryseobacterium scophthalmum genome encodes:
- a CDS encoding Tex family protein: protein MTVTEFIHKTLNISDKSINATLKLLSEDCTIPFISRYRKDATGNLDETQIEQISKLNKQFEDLVKRKESILKSIEEQDALNPELKQRIEESFDIQELEDLYLPFKKRRKTKADTAKEKGLEPLAKIIMSQKAQDIQFLASKYLNDHVSSEEEALQGARDIMAEWINENMYVRKNLRRLFQRKAVVTSKVVKAKKDDEAAQKFSQYFEWEESLNRTPSHRLLAMLRAEAEGFVKINIEIDKEEAVDFIENAIIKSKNESSEQIALAIKDSYKRLLEPAISNETLQEAKEKADKKAIEIFSENLSQLLLAPPLGEKRILAIDPGFKSGCKVVCLDEKGDLLHNETIYPHAPQNESGMAMKKIRSMVNAYNIQAISIGNGTASRETEFFIKKIGFDKPLQVFVVSEAGASVYSASKIARDEFPSFDVTVRGAVSIGRRLSDPLAELVKIDAKSIGVGQYQHDVDQTQLKNELDSTVMKCVNSIGINLNTASKSLLSYVSGIGEKMAENIVNYRAENGAFENRKQLKKVPRLGEKAFQQAAAFIRITNGENPLDNSAVHPEAYGIIEKMAKDLGIKTNELVANKEKINLIQPEKYITEDIGILGIKDILKELEKPGLDPRKAAKVFEFDPNVKKITDLKTGMILPGIVNNITAFGCFVDLGIKESGLVHISQLKDGFVSDVNEVVKLHQHVQVRVTEVDEARKRIQLSMVL, encoded by the coding sequence ATGACCGTAACAGAATTTATACATAAAACACTTAACATATCCGACAAAAGCATTAATGCTACTTTAAAATTATTATCTGAAGACTGCACCATTCCATTTATTTCTCGTTATCGAAAAGATGCTACAGGAAATTTAGATGAAACACAAATTGAGCAAATCTCAAAACTCAACAAACAGTTTGAAGACCTAGTAAAACGTAAGGAAAGTATTTTAAAATCTATAGAAGAACAAGATGCTTTAAATCCTGAATTAAAACAAAGAATTGAAGAAAGTTTTGATATTCAGGAGTTGGAAGATTTGTATTTACCTTTCAAAAAACGCAGAAAAACCAAAGCCGATACTGCCAAAGAAAAAGGTCTTGAGCCTTTAGCTAAAATCATTATGAGCCAAAAAGCTCAGGATATTCAGTTTTTGGCTTCAAAATATTTGAATGATCATGTTTCGTCTGAAGAAGAAGCTTTGCAAGGCGCAAGAGATATTATGGCAGAATGGATTAATGAAAATATGTATGTCCGAAAAAATCTTCGTCGTCTTTTTCAGCGCAAAGCTGTCGTTACTTCAAAAGTAGTGAAAGCAAAAAAAGATGATGAAGCAGCACAAAAATTTTCACAATATTTTGAATGGGAAGAAAGCCTCAACCGAACTCCTTCTCATAGACTTTTAGCAATGCTTAGAGCAGAAGCTGAAGGTTTTGTAAAAATAAATATCGAAATCGACAAAGAAGAAGCTGTTGATTTTATTGAAAATGCGATTATCAAATCAAAAAATGAAAGTTCAGAGCAAATTGCTTTAGCCATTAAAGATTCTTACAAAAGACTTTTAGAACCGGCAATTTCCAACGAAACTCTTCAGGAAGCAAAAGAAAAAGCCGATAAAAAAGCCATCGAAATATTTTCTGAAAACTTAAGTCAGCTTTTATTAGCTCCGCCTTTAGGAGAAAAAAGAATTTTAGCAATCGATCCAGGTTTTAAAAGTGGTTGTAAAGTGGTTTGTTTGGATGAAAAAGGAGATTTGCTGCACAACGAAACCATTTATCCGCATGCTCCACAAAACGAAAGTGGAATGGCGATGAAAAAAATACGTTCGATGGTAAATGCTTATAATATTCAGGCAATTTCTATCGGAAACGGAACTGCAAGCCGTGAGACTGAATTTTTCATTAAAAAAATTGGTTTTGATAAGCCTTTGCAGGTTTTTGTTGTTTCGGAAGCAGGAGCTTCGGTGTATTCTGCAAGTAAAATCGCAAGAGATGAGTTTCCGAGTTTTGACGTGACGGTTCGTGGCGCGGTTTCTATCGGAAGAAGACTTTCTGATCCGTTGGCTGAATTGGTGAAAATTGATGCTAAATCTATTGGTGTTGGTCAATATCAGCACGATGTAGACCAGACTCAATTGAAAAACGAACTGGATTCTACGGTAATGAAATGCGTAAATTCCATCGGGATCAATTTGAATACCGCAAGCAAATCACTCTTAAGCTACGTTTCCGGAATTGGAGAAAAGATGGCGGAAAATATTGTGAATTACCGTGCTGAGAACGGAGCTTTTGAAAACAGAAAACAATTGAAAAAAGTTCCAAGATTGGGCGAAAAAGCATTTCAACAAGCTGCAGCTTTCATCAGGATTACAAATGGAGAAAATCCTTTAGACAATTCGGCAGTTCATCCTGAGGCGTATGGGATTATCGAAAAAATGGCAAAAGATTTAGGTATTAAAACCAATGAATTAGTTGCCAATAAAGAGAAAATCAATTTAATCCAACCTGAAAAATATATAACGGAAGATATCGGGATTTTAGGAATAAAAGATATTTTGAAAGAACTGGAAAAGCCGGGATTAGATCCTAGAAAAGCAGCAAAAGTTTTTGAATTTGATCCGAATGTAAAAAAGATCACCGACTTAAAAACAGGAATGATTCTTCCAGGAATTGTCAACAATATTACTGCTTTCGGATGTTTTGTAGATTTAGGAATTAAAGAAAGCGGACTGGTACATATTTCTCAATTGAAAGACGGTTTCG